The following coding sequences lie in one Azoarcus sp. PA01 genomic window:
- a CDS encoding TIGR03986 family CRISPR-associated RAMP protein, with the protein MTDVTTPYRFIPLSRLIVLPAWANQVSHDHPLADGLCGELTLRVTTHTPLCVGGEQDSATEREPGRVHFFRSPDGRPAIPGTSLKGMLRNVLEIASFGRFRQVEDQQLGVRDLSDAKNFYCQAIVRRQVRAGWLRFLDGRWQIQPCPFSRLHQQELISALRIDEARWKRCASAPRRYELIGLCPALRFERDGTMPHNSQQWRAKPSPQGSLSGRVVVTGQPGPDYTKPKAKKFEFIFHDTDAEAVEVAPAVMNGFRQIHEEADEWKFWSHKLDAGQLPHGIPVFYHDDDAGAVVSLGLAMMYKLPYRHSIHEAIAHTHPGHLHGDAPDLADLVFGYLGDDNGGGLRGRVNIGLGVVEADEDGKTPEPTLNRACILNGPKATFYPAYIRQDGRGNGFRTLMDSTAEVSGWKRYPLKPPAFPTINSKAAENAKVQVRLETVPEGTRFSTRLRFHNLRPVELGALLWAVDFGGRIDRRHGLGMGKPFGLGQVSLQVVAHRIRSNHPARIATEDESLLLQACRLDFIDFMDGVLRDAGQTEGWEGSAPVQALLEHALPAKEPHRFDYLPEPKAFVELRRNNALSEVKATLHGHSPVIPEKGFEAEARRDHAGRIGENLTRAADLLAEQAIARERAQAKAEQAERKAAATPEAKVLLEIEELVDAIESGHATGTQKKKLPTQLNEAQRISVDMDNDQKCLLIALAQRAETIDDKVTSKTVKKILRDLAPAESAE; encoded by the coding sequence ATGACGGACGTGACCACTCCCTACCGCTTCATTCCCTTGTCGCGCCTGATCGTGCTACCCGCGTGGGCGAACCAGGTCAGCCACGACCACCCGCTGGCAGACGGACTGTGCGGCGAATTGACGCTGCGTGTGACCACGCACACGCCGCTGTGCGTGGGCGGCGAGCAGGATTCGGCAACCGAACGCGAACCCGGTCGGGTGCATTTCTTCCGCAGCCCGGACGGCAGGCCGGCTATCCCCGGCACCAGCCTCAAGGGCATGCTGCGCAACGTCCTCGAGATCGCTAGCTTCGGGCGTTTTCGGCAGGTCGAGGATCAGCAGCTTGGGGTGCGGGATTTGTCGGATGCGAAAAATTTCTATTGCCAGGCGATCGTGCGCCGGCAGGTGCGTGCCGGATGGCTCCGGTTCCTGGACGGACGCTGGCAGATCCAGCCGTGCCCATTTTCCCGTCTGCACCAGCAGGAGCTGATTTCGGCGCTGCGGATCGACGAGGCGAGGTGGAAGCGCTGTGCCAGCGCGCCGAGACGCTACGAGCTCATCGGGCTTTGCCCGGCACTGCGATTCGAGCGTGACGGCACCATGCCCCACAACAGCCAGCAGTGGCGCGCCAAGCCCAGCCCGCAAGGCAGCCTGAGCGGCCGCGTCGTCGTCACCGGCCAGCCCGGACCCGACTACACCAAACCGAAGGCGAAGAAGTTCGAGTTCATCTTCCACGACACCGACGCCGAGGCGGTCGAGGTAGCGCCGGCGGTCATGAACGGTTTTCGCCAGATTCATGAAGAAGCCGACGAGTGGAAGTTCTGGAGTCACAAGCTCGATGCCGGCCAGCTACCGCATGGCATCCCGGTCTTCTACCATGACGACGACGCTGGCGCGGTGGTCTCGCTCGGCCTCGCAATGATGTACAAGCTGCCCTACCGTCACAGCATTCACGAGGCCATCGCGCATACCCATCCGGGCCATCTGCATGGCGATGCGCCGGATCTTGCCGATCTCGTCTTCGGTTATCTGGGCGACGACAACGGCGGCGGCTTGCGCGGCCGGGTCAATATCGGCCTTGGCGTTGTCGAGGCTGACGAGGACGGAAAGACGCCGGAGCCCACACTCAATCGGGCATGCATTCTTAACGGCCCCAAGGCCACGTTCTACCCCGCCTACATCCGCCAGGACGGTCGCGGCAACGGCTTCCGCACCCTGATGGATTCGACCGCCGAAGTGTCCGGCTGGAAGCGCTATCCGCTCAAGCCGCCCGCATTCCCCACGATCAACAGCAAGGCGGCCGAGAATGCGAAGGTGCAGGTGCGGCTCGAAACGGTACCGGAAGGCACACGCTTTAGCACCCGGCTGCGCTTTCACAATCTGCGTCCGGTCGAGCTGGGCGCGCTATTGTGGGCGGTGGACTTCGGCGGACGCATCGACCGGCGCCACGGGCTAGGGATGGGCAAACCCTTCGGGCTCGGACAGGTGTCACTCCAGGTCGTCGCCCACCGCATCCGCTCGAACCACCCGGCACGCATCGCCACCGAGGACGAATCCTTGCTGTTGCAGGCCTGCCGGCTCGATTTCATCGATTTCATGGACGGGGTGCTGCGCGATGCCGGACAGACCGAGGGGTGGGAAGGCAGCGCCCCCGTGCAGGCCTTGCTCGAACACGCGCTGCCCGCGAAAGAGCCGCATCGCTTCGACTACCTGCCCGAGCCCAAGGCATTCGTGGAGCTGCGTCGCAACAACGCGCTGAGCGAGGTGAAGGCGACCCTCCACGGTCACAGTCCGGTCATCCCGGAGAAAGGCTTCGAAGCGGAAGCCCGCCGCGACCATGCGGGCCGGATTGGCGAGAACCTGACCCGTGCAGCCGACCTTTTGGCCGAACAGGCGATCGCGCGCGAACGGGCGCAGGCAAAAGCCGAGCAGGCCGAGAGAAAAGCGGCCGCCACGCCAGAAGCCAAAGTGCTGCTCGAAATCGAGGAATTGGTCGACGCCATCGAATCGGGGCACGCCACCGGTACACAGAAAAAGAAGCTGCCCACGCAGCTCAACGAGGCACAGCGCATTTCGGTCGATATGGACAACGACCAGAAGTGCCTGCTCATCGCGCTGGCGCAGCGTGCCGAAACGATCGACGACAAGGTCACCAGCAAAACAGTAAAGAAAATACTGCGGGATCTGGCGCCCGCTGAATCGGCAGAGTAG
- a CDS encoding RES family NAD+ phosphorylase — MAEEIFESDICQEEPNNPQGLPAAPIRDPFLLPALLHDNCRDQGYNVICLCVLGEPVPPSDQEIRNKYRLPDSVPIRHELPNPQELAETSSFLLRTAQAFGYEEWMWRSVGGMLIGVAVIVPAIDGVIQYWAPKIDAAYEYAAPYLDAVAQSGVRLSEDLIAFGGSPGSTTEERGRLVLAPYDGSSFGPSASAWLTVGKAVFWRIVPTRHLARPFQGPLSHDTFWLPQGTPVALAAEHLLQAILEGFIAPSFHDQVHARDWTRHVLLRASLDSVKVRVATSVEAGAHGGIHKLAHRWFSETESALLLVPSRSLSDSRTVIINLQHPDARRIAIEKVSLRPSA, encoded by the coding sequence TTGGCAGAAGAAATTTTCGAGTCGGACATCTGTCAGGAGGAACCCAATAATCCCCAGGGGTTGCCCGCCGCTCCGATCCGAGACCCCTTTTTGTTGCCGGCCCTGCTCCACGACAATTGCCGAGATCAGGGCTATAACGTGATCTGTCTGTGCGTGCTTGGGGAACCGGTGCCACCCTCCGATCAAGAGATCCGTAACAAGTACCGATTGCCAGACAGCGTGCCGATACGCCATGAGCTGCCGAACCCACAGGAGCTCGCCGAGACCTCGTCGTTTCTGCTGCGCACCGCACAGGCGTTTGGCTACGAGGAATGGATGTGGAGGTCCGTCGGCGGCATGCTGATCGGCGTTGCTGTGATCGTGCCCGCCATCGATGGCGTGATCCAGTATTGGGCGCCGAAAATTGATGCTGCCTACGAGTATGCGGCGCCTTATCTTGACGCGGTCGCCCAGTCTGGCGTCAGACTGTCTGAGGATCTCATCGCGTTTGGCGGCTCACCCGGTTCGACGACAGAAGAGCGCGGCCGCCTTGTCCTGGCGCCTTATGACGGCTCGAGTTTTGGGCCGTCAGCAAGTGCGTGGCTGACCGTCGGAAAGGCGGTGTTCTGGCGAATCGTGCCGACACGCCATCTTGCGCGACCCTTCCAGGGACCGCTTTCGCACGACACCTTCTGGCTGCCGCAAGGCACGCCCGTGGCATTGGCGGCCGAACATCTGCTGCAGGCGATCCTCGAGGGCTTCATCGCGCCGTCGTTTCACGACCAGGTACACGCACGAGATTGGACTCGTCACGTCCTGCTTCGCGCGTCACTCGACTCCGTGAAAGTGCGCGTTGCGACTTCTGTCGAGGCAGGCGCACACGGCGGCATCCACAAACTGGCTCATCGTTGGTTCAGTGAGACGGAGTCCGCATTGCTTCTCGTTCCGTCTCGCAGTTTATCGGATTCGCGGACCGTCATCATCAATCTTCAACATCCTGATGCACGACGCATCGCGATCGAGAAGGTGAGCCTACGTCCTTCAGCTTAG
- the istB gene encoding IS21-like element helper ATPase IstB has product MNPATELAPQLKQLRLSGILDSLEARNRQAIDAKLAYTEFLALLIQDEVARREQKKFATRLRRAAFRATKTLEGFEFDRLPSTNRALVHDLATGRYIDERAPVLIVGPCGTGKSHLAQALGHCAVRQGHDVVFASCSQLLASLNAARATGAYERKLQQLARVPVLIIDDFGLKPLRSPADEDLHDLIAERYEQAATVVTSNLDFTEWDQAFPGNRLLASATVDRLRHNAYCLTLDGASYRSPRHGPNKAKTALASTPKNNES; this is encoded by the coding sequence ATGAATCCCGCCACCGAACTGGCGCCGCAGCTCAAGCAGTTACGCCTTTCCGGCATCCTCGACTCGCTCGAGGCCCGCAACCGCCAGGCCATTGACGCGAAGCTCGCCTACACGGAATTTCTCGCGCTACTGATCCAGGACGAGGTCGCGCGGCGCGAGCAGAAGAAGTTCGCCACGCGGCTGCGCCGCGCGGCGTTTCGCGCGACCAAGACCCTCGAAGGCTTCGAGTTCGACCGGCTGCCCTCGACCAACCGCGCGCTGGTGCATGATCTGGCCACGGGGCGCTACATCGACGAGCGCGCCCCGGTGCTCATCGTCGGCCCCTGCGGCACCGGCAAGAGCCATCTCGCGCAGGCGCTCGGCCACTGCGCGGTGCGCCAGGGTCACGACGTCGTCTTCGCGTCCTGCTCGCAGTTGCTCGCGAGCCTCAATGCGGCGCGGGCTACCGGAGCCTATGAACGGAAGCTCCAGCAACTGGCGCGCGTGCCGGTCCTCATCATCGATGACTTCGGGCTGAAACCGCTGCGTTCGCCCGCCGACGAAGACCTGCATGACCTGATCGCCGAACGTTACGAGCAGGCCGCCACCGTCGTCACCAGCAACCTCGACTTCACCGAGTGGGACCAGGCCTTCCCGGGTAACCGCCTACTTGCTTCCGCCACCGTCGATCGCCTGCGTCACAACGCCTACTGCCTGACGCTCGACGGGGCTTCCTACCGCTCGCCCCGACACGGTCCAAACAAGGCCAAAACAGCCCTTGCCAGCACCCCGAAAAACAACGAATCTTGA
- a CDS encoding alpha-amylase family glycosyl hydrolase, with protein sequence MILTGFAQHIAELGFTVIYLPPPWIDRSTWENGDDYGGGEGYFWSDFDLNSFYGTEEELRTLVEQCHQVGIKVIVDIVTNHRDYKRMTRDIWDYPGESWRACPQKQSRAKIFLAGDADIDHSCFRVQSCFIHNLNRLVVECNVDGFRWDQIYGMDPDLFNQWITNLQKAEIISIGEYWPRLEKDIRCGPLEDFDPLVERYGVDPIDRVIGWASDTSSHVLDYRFKEMVQRHDVQYLDYGLNTVNVEWIRKSMVTFVENHDTGMSPLCRVGRMGQMRWPCSEQHKPFAYTFMLCGPGVPMVYWPDLFDFGHYHLIAQLLRIRKNYGVAADCKWCASSRGPNRLSGTILDSDDHPIFELGFGELASSNLERKNILDSASLIRIATF encoded by the coding sequence ATGATACTGACTGGCTTTGCGCAGCATATAGCCGAGTTGGGGTTTACGGTTATCTATCTTCCTCCTCCATGGATAGACCGTTCCACTTGGGAGAACGGAGACGACTATGGTGGAGGCGAAGGCTACTTCTGGTCTGACTTTGACCTGAACAGCTTTTATGGAACCGAAGAAGAACTTCGAACGTTGGTTGAACAGTGTCACCAAGTCGGTATTAAGGTGATTGTAGATATAGTCACGAATCATCGTGACTATAAGCGAATGACCAGAGACATCTGGGATTACCCCGGGGAATCTTGGAGAGCTTGTCCTCAAAAGCAATCAAGAGCAAAGATTTTTCTTGCTGGCGACGCGGATATCGATCATAGCTGTTTTCGCGTTCAATCATGCTTTATCCACAACTTGAATAGGCTCGTGGTTGAATGCAACGTTGATGGTTTTCGTTGGGACCAGATCTACGGAATGGATCCAGATCTTTTTAATCAATGGATTACAAACCTTCAAAAGGCCGAAATAATTTCGATTGGTGAATACTGGCCCCGACTTGAAAAAGATATTCGATGCGGTCCACTTGAAGATTTTGACCCTTTAGTCGAGCGCTATGGGGTCGATCCTATCGACCGAGTTATCGGCTGGGCTTCAGATACTAGTTCACACGTGCTGGACTATCGGTTTAAGGAAATGGTTCAACGTCATGACGTTCAATATCTTGACTACGGACTAAATACGGTTAACGTCGAGTGGATTCGGAAGTCGATGGTAACGTTTGTGGAGAACCACGATACAGGAATGTCCCCCCTTTGTCGTGTTGGGCGCATGGGGCAGATGCGTTGGCCATGTTCCGAACAACACAAGCCTTTTGCTTACACGTTTATGTTATGCGGACCTGGCGTGCCAATGGTTTATTGGCCGGACCTTTTCGATTTCGGGCATTATCACTTAATCGCCCAACTCTTAAGAATAAGAAAAAACTACGGAGTTGCGGCGGACTGTAAATGGTGCGCCTCATCTAGAGGCCCCAACAGGTTATCGGGGACCATTCTTGATTCAGACGATCACCCAATTTTTGAATTGGGTTTTGGAGAATTGGCGAGCTCAAATTTAGAGCGGAAGAATATTCTTGATTCGGCCAGCCTAATCAGGATTGCAACATTTTGA
- the csx16 gene encoding CRISPR-associated protein Csx16, whose amino-acid sequence MKLWEDRIELTGHEPQLLALACQGRPRPALTAEVFAEWLLEPMPDELPALCHGARLVLREHFVAAFAVPTADDTAGITWAVTRHPAALVWLHSQGIRPQRVVAHLDPTQPAPGDVVAGILPLSLAASLHRRGVRCINLSIDAMWKDRGRELTVARMRECGARLEIVQEIDIRVVARAVETA is encoded by the coding sequence ATGAAGCTTTGGGAGGATCGAATCGAGTTGACCGGTCATGAACCACAACTGCTCGCACTCGCTTGCCAAGGCCGTCCACGGCCTGCGCTCACGGCCGAGGTGTTCGCCGAATGGCTGCTCGAACCGATGCCGGATGAACTACCTGCGTTATGTCACGGCGCGCGCCTCGTTCTGCGGGAGCACTTCGTTGCAGCCTTTGCCGTTCCCACAGCTGACGACACCGCTGGCATCACGTGGGCGGTCACTCGTCACCCAGCCGCACTCGTCTGGCTGCACAGCCAGGGAATCCGCCCGCAGCGTGTGGTCGCGCATCTCGACCCCACGCAGCCCGCCCCGGGCGACGTGGTGGCCGGCATCCTGCCTCTGTCGCTCGCCGCCAGCCTGCATCGGCGGGGCGTACGTTGTATCAACCTGTCCATCGATGCCATGTGGAAAGATCGGGGCCGCGAGCTGACGGTGGCGCGCATGCGCGAATGCGGTGCCCGGCTGGAGATCGTCCAGGAAATCGACATCCGGGTAGTGGCGAGAGCGGTTGAAACCGCATGA
- a CDS encoding IS3 family transposase (programmed frameshift), translating to MKRSTKFSSEVVERAVRMVFEAKDQYESQWAAIVSIAAKIGCTAETLRRWVRQHERDTVQRDGVTTAEAARLKELEREVRELKKANEILRLASALFRAGGARPPQQVMNGFLDTHRERFGIEPICRVLQVAPSAYRRAVARRRDPALRSSRTRRDEVLAGHIERVWQANLQVYEARKVWRQLQREGLEVARCTVERLMRAQGLRGARRGKAVRTTRPDPAAPCPLDRVNRQFAAPRPNQLWVSDFTYVSSWQGFVYVAFVIDVFARFIVGWRVSRSMHTEFVLDALEQALWARQPERNALIHHSDPGSQYVSIRYSERLSEADIEPSVGSRGDSYDNALPETINGLYKAEVIHRRGPWKSVEAVELATLEWVSWFNCH from the exons ATGAAGAGATCAACGAAGTTCTCCTCCGAGGTGGTCGAGCGCGCCGTGCGCATGGTGTTCGAGGCCAAAGACCAGTACGAATCCCAGTGGGCGGCGATCGTCTCGATCGCAGCAAAGATTGGCTGCACGGCGGAAACGCTGCGCCGTTGGGTTCGCCAGCATGAGCGGGACACTGTGCAGCGTGACGGGGTCACGACCGCGGAGGCGGCCCGCCTCAAGGAGCTCGAGCGCGAGGTGCGCGAGCTGAAGAAAGCCAACGAGATCCTGCGCCTGGCCAGCGCGT TATTTCGCGCAGGCGGAGCTCGACCGCCGCAACAAGTGATGAACGGCTTCCTCGACACGCACCGCGAGCGCTTCGGGATCGAGCCGATCTGCAGGGTACTGCAGGTTGCCCCGTCCGCTTATCGACGCGCCGTGGCGCGCCGGCGCGATCCGGCCTTGCGCTCGTCGCGAACCCGTCGTGACGAGGTGCTGGCGGGCCACATCGAGCGGGTCTGGCAGGCGAATCTGCAGGTGTATGAAGCGCGCAAAGTGTGGCGGCAGCTGCAGCGCGAAGGCCTCGAGGTCGCGCGCTGCACCGTGGAGCGGCTGATGCGTGCCCAAGGGCTGCGCGGTGCCAGGCGTGGCAAGGCGGTTCGGACCACCCGGCCCGATCCTGCTGCACCTTGTCCGCTCGATCGCGTCAATCGGCAGTTCGCTGCGCCGCGCCCGAACCAGCTCTGGGTCTCTGACTTCACGTATGTCTCGAGTTGGCAGGGTTTTGTGTACGTGGCCTTCGTCATCGACGTCTTCGCCCGCTTCATCGTGGGCTGGCGCGTCAGCCGATCCATGCACACCGAATTCGTGCTCGACGCTCTGGAGCAGGCTCTGTGGGCGCGCCAACCCGAGCGCAACGCTTTGATTCATCATAGCGATCCCGGCTCGCAGTACGTGTCGATCCGCTACAGTGAGCGACTGAGTGAGGCGGACATCGAGCCGTCGGTCGGCAGCCGCGGGGACAGCTACGACAATGCCCTGCCCGAGACGATCAACGGGCTGTACAAGGCAGAAGTCATTCATCGGCGTGGCCCATGGAAAAGCGTTGAAGCGGTCGAGTTGGCCACCCTCGAATGGGTCTCATGGTTCAACTGTCACTGA